One window from the genome of Pseudoalteromonas sp. '520P1 No. 423' encodes:
- a CDS encoding putative porin, whose translation MKLKQLAIIIPSLLLSASSVMAQEYQSFSSIGYTNYDSKRSYDSTGVDTRYFFEKQQTLGPLDQFKYINTSTNVFGNYLHTDNSDNFATGGSLFKDNFVIGGSYSYSDYNSGSSDHYSARLGYLISDDFIVNVYADKSEGVDTDYSLSASYNHQLAGKDYIGFTYSSDDDFDHQTLSSKYFRALDGGQYLVAGLSYQHNDDYDNDLSGNVAFYFNDKTSISASYDDDDDYHIGAKHFFNQNYALSVGYQSNASDDAWSDNDIYSVNFSAQF comes from the coding sequence ATGAAATTGAAACAATTAGCAATCATCATCCCAAGCCTTTTATTATCTGCTTCATCTGTTATGGCACAGGAATATCAATCTTTTTCTTCAATCGGATATACCAATTATGACTCTAAACGTTCTTATGATAGTACAGGTGTTGATACAAGATACTTTTTCGAAAAACAACAAACATTAGGACCATTAGATCAATTTAAATATATTAATACATCAACTAATGTATTTGGAAATTACTTACATACAGATAATTCTGACAACTTTGCAACCGGCGGTAGTTTATTTAAAGATAACTTTGTAATTGGCGGTTCATACTCATATTCAGATTATAACTCAGGTAGCTCAGATCACTATAGTGCGAGACTGGGTTATTTAATCTCAGATGATTTTATCGTAAATGTATATGCAGATAAATCAGAAGGTGTTGATACTGATTACAGTTTGTCAGCTTCATATAATCATCAATTAGCTGGTAAAGATTACATTGGTTTTACTTATAGCTCGGACGATGACTTTGATCATCAAACACTATCATCTAAATATTTTAGAGCCTTAGATGGCGGTCAGTATTTAGTGGCAGGTCTGAGTTATCAGCATAATGATGACTACGACAACGATTTATCGGGTAATGTCGCTTTTTACTTTAATGATAAAACGTCAATCTCGGCGAGCTACGATGACGATGATGATTATCATATCGGTGCTAAGCATTTCTTTAACCAAAATTATGCTTTAAGTGTGGGTTATCAATCAAATGCGTCAGACGATGCTTGGTCAGATAATGATATATATTCAGTTAATTTTTCTGCGCAGTTTTAA
- a CDS encoding MFS transporter — protein MNNKPKLSFWQIWNVSFGFLGVQFGFALQNANVSRILSDLGADLHSLSLFWLVAPIMGLLIQPLVGSASDRTWNRFGRRNPYILIGAISATVGMLLMPNAPLFVAFITPMLFGAMMLAVMDASFNIAFQPFRALVSDMVPDQQMNQGYSIQAFLINIGAVVGSILPFVLTNVVGLENTSKAGSIAPSVVWAFYIGATVLLGTVLWTVFRTKEYAPKEYYAFKGMDSDEIAKEQAQDKSLLEKLKGFLGLMKSMPVVMKRLALVQFFSWFALFIMWVYTMPAIAQHVWGIDVKWFDPTYIQSVGGVPEHIAQAKGAAGDWVGILFAAYSLFAAFFSIFLAKLANTFGRKLVYSLSLLAGGLGYLSFMLISNSEPTLVNLFITEITVPKGAVTLFIPMIGVGIAWAAILALPYAILAGSLPIHKTGVYMGIFNFTIAAPQIISGIFAGWILSSVFDNQAINIMMLAGGSMVLGAVSVLFIKETASEAVEVKKVEIA, from the coding sequence ATGAACAATAAACCTAAGTTAAGCTTTTGGCAGATTTGGAATGTGAGTTTTGGCTTTTTAGGGGTGCAATTTGGCTTTGCATTACAAAATGCCAATGTCAGTCGAATTTTATCAGATTTAGGGGCAGATTTACATTCGCTATCCTTGTTTTGGTTAGTTGCGCCTATTATGGGGTTATTAATTCAACCTTTGGTTGGTTCTGCATCAGATCGTACTTGGAATCGTTTTGGTCGACGTAATCCCTATATACTAATAGGTGCAATATCAGCCACTGTTGGCATGTTATTAATGCCGAATGCACCGTTATTTGTCGCATTTATTACCCCTATGTTATTTGGTGCCATGATGTTAGCCGTTATGGATGCATCATTTAATATCGCATTTCAGCCATTTCGCGCCTTAGTATCAGATATGGTGCCAGATCAGCAAATGAATCAAGGGTATTCTATTCAAGCTTTTCTAATTAATATCGGTGCTGTTGTTGGTTCAATTTTACCTTTTGTATTAACAAATGTTGTAGGCTTGGAAAACACCTCTAAAGCAGGCAGCATTGCGCCATCAGTAGTATGGGCATTTTATATTGGTGCAACAGTGTTATTAGGTACTGTTTTATGGACTGTTTTTAGAACAAAAGAATATGCACCAAAAGAATATTATGCTTTTAAAGGCATGGACAGTGACGAAATAGCAAAAGAGCAGGCACAAGATAAAAGCCTGCTTGAAAAGCTAAAAGGCTTTTTGGGTTTAATGAAATCTATGCCAGTTGTTATGAAGCGCTTAGCTTTAGTGCAGTTTTTCTCATGGTTTGCGTTGTTCATAATGTGGGTCTATACCATGCCAGCTATTGCGCAGCATGTTTGGGGCATAGACGTAAAATGGTTTGATCCAACATATATTCAGTCTGTTGGCGGTGTGCCAGAGCATATTGCACAAGCAAAAGGTGCCGCAGGTGATTGGGTCGGTATCTTATTCGCTGCATATTCTTTATTTGCTGCTTTCTTCTCTATCTTTTTAGCTAAATTGGCGAATACTTTTGGCCGTAAATTGGTGTATTCACTTTCATTATTAGCGGGTGGCTTAGGTTATTTAAGCTTTATGCTGATTTCAAACAGTGAGCCTACCTTAGTGAATTTATTTATCACTGAAATTACAGTACCTAAAGGGGCTGTGACACTCTTTATTCCAATGATAGGAGTTGGTATTGCTTGGGCGGCAATTTTAGCCTTGCCATATGCTATTTTAGCGGGTTCATTACCAATCCATAAAACGGGTGTTTACATGGGTATATTTAACTTTACGATTGCTGCACCACAAATCATATCGGGTATTTTTGCTGGTTGGATATTGAGTAGTGTTTTTGATAATCAGGCGATTAATATTATGATGCTGGCTGGTGGCTCTATGGTATTAGGTGCCGTTTCAGTATTGTTTATTAAAGAAACCGCTTCTGAAGCTGTTGAAGTCAAAAAGGTTGAAATAGCTTAG
- a CDS encoding ABC transporter permease subunit, whose protein sequence is MLSAQHLQSSFWRIWALIKFELIRLFFTKRGMLAVLAFATAWFIILYYPVNSAVSIVSSENFKDMAKQMFGVLGLSELLDWPVSELSLYWLIAIYSFPIFSVIASSDQTCADRTRGTLRFISLRASRNEILFGRFLGQVMIISALILLTLIATTIMAIWRDSSLFMPAVTKSLYLFKELFIAVLPFIALMAFFNSFVKSSKLAAVMTLLFFGLGSIFVGILEYKIPMASHLNYVFPGMQLGDVVGQQGLGLSHYIIPLVQTSAYLALASIFMKRSAL, encoded by the coding sequence TTGCTATCAGCACAACATTTACAATCTAGTTTTTGGCGCATTTGGGCCCTGATCAAATTTGAATTAATACGTTTATTTTTTACCAAACGCGGCATGTTAGCGGTGCTCGCTTTTGCAACCGCTTGGTTTATCATTTTGTATTATCCAGTTAACTCAGCTGTTAGCATCGTTTCTTCAGAAAACTTTAAAGATATGGCCAAACAAATGTTTGGTGTATTAGGTTTGTCTGAATTACTTGATTGGCCTGTTTCTGAATTGTCTCTTTATTGGTTAATTGCCATTTATTCGTTTCCGATATTTTCTGTCATTGCTTCAAGCGATCAAACCTGTGCAGATCGCACTCGGGGCACACTGAGGTTTATCTCTTTGCGGGCGAGTCGTAATGAGATATTATTTGGTCGATTTTTAGGGCAAGTAATGATTATATCAGCACTAATTTTACTGACTTTAATCGCCACAACTATAATGGCAATTTGGCGTGATTCAAGCTTATTTATGCCTGCTGTAACAAAATCACTTTACTTGTTTAAAGAACTATTTATTGCTGTCTTACCTTTTATTGCTTTAATGGCATTTTTTAATAGTTTTGTTAAATCTTCAAAACTAGCAGCAGTGATGACATTGTTATTTTTTGGTTTGGGCTCAATATTTGTGGGTATTTTAGAATATAAAATTCCTATGGCATCTCACCTTAATTATGTGTTTCCAGGTATGCAATTAGGTGACGTGGTTGGTCAACAAGGGTTAGGTTTGAGTCATTATATCATTCCTCTAGTTCAAACATCGGCATATTTAGCGTTAGCCAGTATCTTTATGAAAAGGAGTGCACTATGA
- a CDS encoding alpha-glucosidase family protein — MAKQDWWQGAVIYQIYPRSFQDTNNDGIGDIPGIISRLDYIKSLGVDAIWVSPFFKSPMKDFGYDISDYRDIDPLFGNIADFDDLIAQAHQRDIKIIIDQVLSHTSDQHAWFTESRTDLTNTKTDWYVWANAKQDGTAPNNWLSIFGGPAWQWEPRRKQYYLHNFLTEQPDLNFHNPEVRQHVLDNIEFWLKKGVDGFRLDAINFCYHDAQLRDNPAKPEDKREGRGFSEDNPYAFQYHYYNNTQPENLGFMKEIRDLLNKYPGTVSLGEISSEDSLATMAEYTADGDKLHMGYSFELLTDDYSAKYIRETVQGLESQMLEGWPCWAFSNHDVQRVASRWNKSGVNPVQVKMLTAMLASLRGSVCMYQGEELGLGEADVKFEDLQDPYGITFWPNFKGRDGCRTPMPWTNTFHGDFSENKPWLPLSEQHLEKCASSQELDENSMLNAYREFLNWRKDYPPLVVGTIEFIETQEPILAFWRQTDEQKILCCFNLSNQSAELKIHDKIKSTQLNPLSHNKGQYKANKITLPGFSCFYAIG, encoded by the coding sequence ATGGCTAAGCAAGATTGGTGGCAGGGAGCCGTTATATATCAAATTTATCCTCGTAGTTTTCAAGATACTAATAATGATGGTATAGGTGATATTCCTGGAATTATAAGCCGTTTAGACTATATAAAAAGCCTAGGTGTTGATGCGATATGGGTTTCTCCTTTCTTTAAATCTCCAATGAAAGATTTCGGTTACGATATTAGTGATTATAGAGATATAGACCCTTTATTTGGCAATATTGCCGATTTTGATGATTTAATAGCGCAAGCTCATCAACGCGATATAAAAATAATTATTGATCAAGTACTCAGTCACACATCAGATCAACACGCATGGTTCACTGAAAGTCGAACTGATTTAACAAATACCAAAACTGATTGGTATGTATGGGCAAATGCAAAACAAGATGGTACAGCGCCCAATAACTGGCTATCTATATTTGGCGGCCCTGCTTGGCAATGGGAGCCAAGACGTAAACAGTACTACTTACATAATTTTTTAACTGAGCAGCCTGATTTAAACTTCCATAATCCAGAAGTACGTCAACATGTATTAGATAATATCGAGTTTTGGCTTAAAAAAGGCGTTGATGGTTTTAGATTAGACGCGATTAATTTTTGTTATCATGATGCACAGCTAAGAGATAACCCAGCAAAACCAGAAGACAAACGTGAGGGTCGTGGTTTTAGTGAAGATAACCCATACGCTTTTCAATATCACTATTACAATAATACCCAGCCTGAAAATTTAGGTTTTATGAAAGAAATACGTGATTTATTAAATAAATACCCAGGCACTGTATCTCTTGGAGAAATATCTTCAGAAGATTCACTTGCAACTATGGCTGAATACACAGCAGATGGTGACAAGCTACATATGGGTTATAGCTTTGAATTATTAACCGATGATTATAGCGCTAAGTACATTCGTGAAACAGTACAAGGGTTAGAATCACAAATGCTTGAAGGCTGGCCATGCTGGGCGTTTAGCAACCATGATGTGCAACGTGTTGCAAGTCGTTGGAATAAATCAGGTGTTAACCCTGTACAAGTAAAAATGCTCACTGCAATGCTAGCATCATTACGTGGCAGTGTGTGTATGTATCAAGGTGAAGAGTTAGGTCTAGGTGAAGCCGATGTGAAGTTTGAAGATCTACAAGATCCTTATGGCATTACTTTTTGGCCAAACTTTAAAGGACGAGATGGTTGTAGAACACCTATGCCTTGGACTAACACATTCCATGGTGACTTTTCAGAAAATAAACCTTGGCTGCCGTTATCAGAGCAACATTTAGAAAAATGCGCCAGCTCACAAGAACTAGATGAAAACTCTATGCTTAATGCATATAGAGAATTCTTAAATTGGCGAAAAGATTACCCTCCTTTGGTGGTTGGTACAATTGAATTTATAGAAACACAAGAGCCGATTCTTGCATTTTGGCGCCAAACAGATGAACAAAAAATACTATGTTGTTTTAATTTAAGCAATCAAAGTGCTGAACTTAAAATACACGATAAAATTAAAAGTACCCAATTGAATCCTTTGTCTCACAACAAAGGTCAATACAAAGCAAATAAGATCACCTTGCCCGGTTTTAGTTGTTTTTATGCTATTGGCTAA
- a CDS encoding tryptophan halogenase family protein, translating into MHNNKIQKVVIVGGGTAGWITAALMAKTLSKTVDITLVESDEIGTIGVGEATIPPIIHLNNAIGLDEKTFIKETKATIKLGIEFDNWGKLGDSYMHAFGGIGKNFPFCDFHHFWLKAKQNGDTSSYWDYSLNYQAAKKNKFKKLANIEGTNLPGVEYAYHFDAGLYAKLLSKLSQNMGVTRIEGIINHVNLNNENGYVQSIGLENGQIINSDLFIDCTGLKALLIEGALSTGFEDYSHWLPCDRAIAVPCESVEPLIPYTRSTAHESGWQWRIPLQHRTGNGLVYSSKYMTDEQAKDKLLSQLDGKPLSEPKVISFKTGVRRKQWHKNVIAIGLSSGFFEPLESTNIHLIQTAAIRLLKFFPHNGIKSAEVIEFNRQSKKESQMMRDFIILHYKLNQRDDSDFWRACQRMEVPETLTKKMALFEQSGKVFREQNELFTEIAWQQVMIGQNLIPQDYHPIANSLSDEQISDLMINLNILIDRTVDSLPPHNDCFKTL; encoded by the coding sequence ATGCATAACAATAAAATTCAAAAAGTTGTAATTGTAGGTGGCGGTACTGCTGGTTGGATCACTGCAGCTTTAATGGCAAAAACATTAAGTAAAACAGTTGATATCACACTTGTTGAATCAGATGAAATCGGCACTATAGGCGTTGGGGAAGCGACAATTCCACCTATTATTCATTTAAATAATGCCATTGGCTTAGATGAAAAAACATTTATAAAAGAAACAAAAGCGACAATTAAACTGGGTATTGAATTTGATAATTGGGGCAAGCTAGGCGATAGCTATATGCATGCATTTGGTGGTATAGGTAAAAATTTTCCTTTTTGTGATTTTCATCACTTTTGGTTAAAAGCCAAACAAAATGGAGATACATCAAGTTATTGGGATTATTCACTTAATTATCAGGCCGCTAAAAAAAATAAATTTAAAAAATTAGCAAATATAGAAGGGACAAATTTACCTGGTGTTGAATATGCCTATCATTTTGATGCAGGTTTATATGCCAAGTTATTAAGTAAATTGAGCCAAAATATGGGGGTAACCCGTATAGAAGGTATTATAAATCACGTTAATTTAAATAATGAAAATGGTTATGTACAAAGTATTGGTCTTGAAAATGGTCAAATAATAAATAGTGACTTATTTATAGATTGCACAGGTCTAAAAGCATTGTTAATTGAAGGTGCATTAAGCACAGGATTTGAAGATTATTCCCATTGGTTACCTTGTGATAGGGCTATCGCTGTGCCGTGTGAGTCAGTTGAGCCGTTAATACCTTACACCCGTTCAACTGCACATGAATCAGGTTGGCAATGGCGTATACCGTTACAACATAGAACTGGAAATGGCTTAGTGTATTCAAGTAAATATATGACAGATGAGCAAGCGAAAGATAAATTATTGTCTCAGTTAGATGGCAAACCTTTGAGCGAGCCTAAAGTGATCTCCTTTAAAACAGGTGTTCGTCGAAAACAATGGCATAAGAATGTGATTGCTATTGGATTGTCTAGTGGCTTTTTTGAACCCTTAGAATCAACTAATATTCATTTAATTCAAACCGCAGCAATTCGTTTATTAAAGTTCTTTCCTCATAATGGGATTAAATCAGCAGAAGTCATCGAGTTTAATCGCCAATCTAAGAAAGAGTCTCAAATGATGCGAGATTTTATCATTTTACATTACAAATTAAATCAAAGAGATGATAGTGACTTTTGGCGAGCATGTCAGCGAATGGAAGTACCTGAGACTCTGACAAAAAAAATGGCATTGTTTGAGCAATCAGGTAAAGTTTTTCGCGAGCAGAATGAGCTTTTTACAGAAATAGCTTGGCAACAAGTGATGATAGGCCAAAATTTAATACCGCAAGATTATCATCCTATCGCTAACTCGTTATCTGATGAGCAAATATCTGATTTGATGATAAATTTAAATATATTAATAGATCGTACCGTAGATAGCTTACCCCCACATAATGATTGTTTTAAAACTTTATAA
- a CDS encoding alpha-amylase family glycosyl hydrolase — protein MTYQKTFKQSKLALLSCLVIGVSTLASCESAQKQELSEESIKTKPVVYQVFTRLFGNKNTNNKPWGTLNENGVGKFNDFTDVALTEIKALGISHVWYTGVLHHDVITDYSQFGISQDDPDIVKGRAGSPYAIKDYYNVNPDLAINPKNRLAEFESLITRTHQHDMKVIIDIVPNHIARNYQSLTNPKGVTDFGANDDTSLAYAKNNNFYYVVGEDFKVPKSLNSYHTLGGDKHILADGEFKESPAKWTGNGSRKAQPHFNDWYETVKVNYGVKPDGSYDFPSLPEGYDKLGYQAHYDFWQEKALPDSWYKFRDIALYWIDKGVDGFRYDMAEMVPVEFWSFLNSSIKVKNPNAFILAEVYNPSLYRPFIHLGKMDYLYDKVDFYDTLKLIMQGKQPANTLFNAFEKSSDISEHMLHFLENHDEQRIASPGFASDANKGKPAMVVSSLISTAPNLLYFGQEVGEDGSEDAGFGKPSRTSIFDYVGVPAHQRWMNHGKFDGALLTEQEHTLREFYSRLLNLSQDSVFAHGEFLALEINKDKTNSSVLAFARFDDNQHYIVINQFDTSEAKLEVSIVKNLIKKWQLNDGKYVLVDALSGATNELIVKGGQGVIKLKIPSLGSLVYKVRKNNEQ, from the coding sequence GTGACGTATCAAAAAACATTTAAACAATCAAAACTTGCACTGCTATCATGCTTAGTTATAGGTGTTAGCACATTAGCATCTTGCGAAAGCGCGCAAAAACAAGAACTCTCAGAAGAATCAATAAAAACTAAACCTGTTGTATACCAAGTGTTTACGCGTTTATTTGGTAACAAAAATACAAATAATAAGCCATGGGGTACACTCAATGAAAATGGCGTAGGTAAATTTAATGATTTTACTGACGTCGCTTTAACAGAGATAAAAGCGCTTGGTATAAGTCATGTTTGGTATACAGGTGTATTACATCATGATGTGATAACTGACTATTCTCAGTTTGGTATCAGTCAGGACGACCCTGATATTGTTAAAGGGCGAGCAGGTTCTCCTTATGCCATAAAAGATTATTACAATGTTAATCCAGATCTTGCTATCAATCCAAAAAATCGCTTAGCAGAATTTGAATCTCTTATAACACGTACACATCAACATGATATGAAGGTGATCATAGATATCGTTCCTAATCATATTGCACGAAATTATCAGTCTTTGACTAATCCAAAAGGCGTAACAGATTTTGGTGCTAATGATGATACTAGCCTCGCGTATGCAAAAAATAATAACTTTTATTATGTTGTAGGTGAAGATTTTAAAGTACCTAAATCACTTAATAGTTATCATACTTTAGGAGGCGACAAACATATTTTAGCGGATGGAGAGTTTAAAGAGTCGCCAGCCAAATGGACAGGCAATGGCAGTCGTAAAGCACAGCCTCACTTTAATGATTGGTATGAAACAGTAAAAGTAAATTATGGTGTTAAACCTGATGGATCTTATGACTTCCCAAGTCTGCCTGAAGGCTACGATAAATTAGGTTACCAAGCACATTACGATTTTTGGCAAGAAAAAGCATTACCTGATAGTTGGTATAAGTTTCGTGACATTGCACTTTACTGGATAGATAAAGGTGTTGATGGCTTTAGATATGATATGGCTGAAATGGTGCCTGTTGAGTTTTGGAGTTTTTTAAATTCATCTATCAAAGTTAAAAATCCAAACGCTTTTATTCTTGCAGAAGTTTATAACCCTAGTTTATACCGTCCATTTATCCATTTAGGAAAAATGGATTACCTGTATGATAAGGTGGACTTTTACGATACTTTAAAGCTTATTATGCAAGGCAAACAACCCGCTAATACTTTATTTAACGCATTTGAAAAATCTTCAGATATTTCAGAGCACATGCTGCACTTTTTAGAAAATCATGATGAGCAACGTATTGCCAGCCCAGGATTTGCAAGTGATGCTAATAAAGGCAAACCTGCTATGGTGGTTTCTAGCTTAATAAGTACAGCGCCGAATTTGTTATACTTTGGACAGGAAGTCGGCGAGGATGGATCTGAAGATGCGGGCTTTGGTAAACCAAGCCGTACCAGTATTTTTGATTATGTAGGCGTACCAGCACATCAAAGATGGATGAATCATGGTAAGTTTGATGGTGCTTTATTAACGGAACAAGAACACACTTTACGGGAGTTTTACAGTCGTTTATTAAACTTATCTCAGGATAGTGTATTTGCTCATGGTGAATTTTTAGCCCTTGAAATAAATAAAGATAAAACAAATTCTTCTGTATTAGCGTTTGCACGATTTGATGATAATCAGCATTATATTGTGATCAATCAATTTGATACATCTGAAGCTAAACTTGAGGTATCTATCGTTAAAAATTTAATTAAAAAATGGCAACTGAACGATGGGAAATATGTGTTAGTTGATGCGTTATCAGGTGCGACCAATGAGCTGATAGTGAAAGGTGGTCAAGGGGTGATCAAATTGAAAATACCATCACTAGGGTCATTAGTTTATAAAGTGAGGAAAAATAATGAACAATAA
- a CDS encoding CDP-glycerol--glycerophosphate glycerophosphotransferase, whose amino-acid sequence MIKRYLFFVQQPYSFAILRPLQTEILSRGDEVAWYLNGKNVSIDSLNNDEKYLTSVEEVKSYNPIAVFVPGNIVPDFFPGIKVQVFHGLEYKKQGHFVIRDFYDLYCTHGPLTTIPFNKLKEKHKHFEVIETGWPKLDPYVNYQKVNNKKPILLYAPTFSPSLTSATDLVDEIKKLALGGEYQIKIKFHPKMKPEWIKPYSDFKNENFEICDADNIVPLIQEADIVISDTSSVVDESLIMGKCVITYKNSQPQACLLDFDKPENLHKIVKQALNLTPTEIQSIQDYVSQVHPYQDGKSASRILDAVDEVITQGVKKKPLNLIRKYKIRKALNYMKLS is encoded by the coding sequence ATGATAAAAAGATATCTATTTTTTGTACAACAACCATACAGTTTTGCAATTTTAAGACCCCTTCAAACCGAAATTTTATCTCGTGGTGATGAGGTTGCATGGTATCTAAATGGTAAAAACGTTTCTATTGATAGCTTAAATAATGATGAAAAATATTTAACAAGTGTAGAAGAGGTAAAAAGCTATAATCCAATTGCTGTTTTTGTGCCAGGTAATATCGTTCCAGATTTCTTTCCTGGTATTAAAGTACAAGTATTTCATGGTTTAGAATATAAAAAACAAGGACATTTTGTGATCCGTGATTTTTATGATTTATATTGTACCCATGGACCACTCACAACGATCCCTTTTAATAAATTAAAAGAAAAGCATAAGCACTTTGAAGTCATTGAAACAGGTTGGCCCAAGTTAGATCCTTATGTGAATTATCAAAAAGTAAATAATAAAAAACCGATATTATTATATGCTCCTACCTTTTCACCTAGTCTGACTTCTGCAACAGATTTAGTTGATGAAATTAAAAAGCTTGCTTTAGGGGGTGAGTATCAAATAAAAATTAAATTTCACCCTAAAATGAAACCTGAGTGGATAAAGCCTTATTCTGATTTTAAAAACGAAAACTTTGAAATATGTGATGCAGATAATATAGTGCCTTTGATACAAGAAGCAGATATTGTTATCTCTGATACATCAAGCGTTGTTGACGAATCACTTATTATGGGAAAATGTGTAATTACCTATAAAAACAGCCAACCACAAGCATGTTTATTAGATTTCGATAAACCAGAAAACTTGCACAAAATAGTAAAACAAGCATTAAATTTAACACCTACCGAAATTCAATCTATTCAAGATTATGTGTCTCAAGTACACCCTTATCAAGATGGAAAAAGCGCTAGCCGAATCTTAGATGCCGTTGATGAAGTGATAACGCAAGGCGTAAAGAAAAAGCCTTTAAATCTTATTAGAAAGTACAAGATTAGAAAGGCTTTAAATTATATGAAGTTGAGTTAA
- a CDS encoding ABC transporter ATP-binding protein — protein MSYSQNQPLIKVSNINKMFGAKQALNNVSFEINKGEPVALVGPNGAGKTTLFSILCGYIQQTSGDVSIMGNKPGSAATFGNLAALPQDAQLDPRFSIAHQLKFYGQLQGFNTKKSKYEAERTLDLVGLKEVLNEKPEALSHGMRKRVTIAQALIGEPKIVMLDEATAGLDPLHAREIRELVANLSGETTFILSSHDLSELERLCEQVLYLENGVLKEHQTLTNEADLSYITLRMANTIPEFEQKLKAISQVTQVTNTQDKEYLISIEPDDNTLPIDIQILQLCHDNNWQYKQMINGKTLENQLFN, from the coding sequence ATGAGTTATTCACAAAATCAGCCTTTAATTAAAGTCTCTAATATCAATAAAATGTTTGGAGCGAAACAAGCACTTAATAATGTTTCATTCGAAATTAATAAAGGAGAGCCAGTTGCGCTTGTTGGTCCAAATGGTGCGGGTAAAACCACTTTATTTAGTATTTTATGTGGCTATATTCAGCAAACCTCTGGTGATGTGTCAATTATGGGCAACAAACCAGGTAGCGCAGCCACTTTTGGTAATTTAGCCGCTTTGCCACAAGATGCACAATTAGATCCTCGATTTTCAATTGCTCATCAACTTAAGTTTTATGGTCAGTTACAAGGTTTTAATACTAAAAAAAGTAAATATGAAGCTGAACGTACCCTAGATTTAGTTGGCTTAAAAGAGGTTTTAAATGAAAAGCCTGAGGCGTTATCTCATGGTATGCGCAAGCGTGTAACAATAGCCCAAGCTTTAATTGGTGAGCCTAAAATAGTCATGCTAGATGAAGCAACAGCAGGTTTAGACCCATTACATGCCAGAGAAATTAGAGAGCTTGTGGCTAACTTATCGGGTGAAACGACCTTTATATTAAGTTCTCATGATCTAAGTGAATTAGAGCGATTATGCGAACAAGTATTATATTTAGAAAATGGTGTTTTAAAAGAGCATCAAACTTTAACCAATGAAGCCGATTTATCTTATATTACTTTAAGAATGGCAAATACAATTCCTGAATTTGAGCAAAAATTAAAAGCTATCTCACAAGTTACACAAGTAACAAATACCCAAGATAAAGAATATTTAATCAGTATCGAACCAGACGATAATACTTTGCCAATTGATATTCAAATTTTACAATTATGTCATGATAATAATTGGCAATACAAACAAATGATTAATGGAAAAACACTTGAGAATCAACTTTTTAATTGA
- a CDS encoding PH domain-containing protein, protein MGLLSGLLGNASEVDSDDLDKVLGDCLIDGEAIQKAYKVIRDMFVFTNKRLILIDKQGVTGSKVELLSIPYSKVTKFSKESAGHFDLDAELKIWIGSELEPLTKEFKAGDNINDVYKILSQFVL, encoded by the coding sequence ATGGGTCTTTTAAGTGGTTTATTGGGCAATGCCAGTGAAGTCGATAGTGATGATTTAGACAAAGTACTAGGTGATTGTTTAATAGATGGCGAAGCAATACAAAAAGCATATAAAGTAATCAGAGATATGTTTGTATTTACGAATAAACGTTTAATTCTAATTGACAAGCAAGGCGTAACAGGCTCTAAAGTGGAGTTATTGTCAATTCCTTATTCTAAAGTCACCAAATTTAGCAAAGAAAGTGCAGGGCACTTTGATTTAGATGCAGAATTAAAAATCTGGATTGGTTCAGAGCTTGAACCTTTAACCAAAGAGTTTAAAGCAGGCGATAATATTAATGATGTTTATAAAATATTAAGTCAGTTTGTTTTATAA